One Melospiza melodia melodia isolate bMelMel2 chromosome 1, bMelMel2.pri, whole genome shotgun sequence genomic window carries:
- the TSHZ1 gene encoding teashirt homolog 1 isoform X1 produces MPRRKQQAPRRSAAYVPEEELKAAEIDEDSVEDDGLSLDIQENEYLCNEEAEIKEAQSYQNSPVSTATNQDAGYGSPFSENSDQLAHFKSTSSKEEKEDPQCTDNVSYPQDSLAQIKAVYANLLSETCWSSLALDLKKSNPTTSNNGISQNENVTSTDTNANSQSTCTTSTNTSTSTTTSSTSNSNSNSGGSGYDWHQAALAKTLQQTSSYGLLPEPSLFSTVQLYRQNNKLYGSVFTGASKFRCKDCSAAYDTLVELTVHMNETGHYRDDNRDKEADKTKRWSKPRKRSLMEMEGKEDAQKVLKCMYCGHSFESLQDLSVHMIKTKHYQKVPLKEPVPAITKLVPSTKKRALQDLASPCSPEPTGITAEASLGESAKDQKTANPYVTPNNRYGYQNGASYTWQFEARKAQILKCMECGSSHDTLQQLTAHMMVTGHFLKVTNSASKKGKQLVLDPVVEEKIQSIPLPPTTHTRLPASNIKKQPDSPAGSTNSEEKKDLEKEKLVVTETEKKIKEETEDSTEKFEPTTLYQYLREEDLDDSPKGGIDILKSLENTVTTAISKAQNGAPSWGGYPSIHAAYQLPGTVKPLQPAVQSVQMQPSYASSVKSLSSEHNALIHSPGNLTPPPHKSNVSAMEELVEKVTGKINVKKEEKPLEKEKSSPVKPMSPAAKENKDFPKAEEINNKQQPKKSSESEVQKVKKDSPAEAHTPNGTEPLKTKVANGCNNLGIITDHSPEPSFINPLSALQSIMNTHLGKISKPVSPSLDPLAMLYKISNSMLDKPIYPTTPVKQADAIDRYYYENSDQPIDLTKSKNKPLVSSVADSASSPLRESALLDISDMVKNLTGRLTPKSSTPSTVSEKSDADGSSFEEALDELSPVHKRKGRQSNWNPQHLLILQAQFASSLRETPEGKYIMSDLGPQERVHISKFTGLSMTTISHWLANVKYQLRRTGGTKFLKNLDTGHPVFFCNDCASQFRTASTYISHLETHLGFSLKDLSKLPLNQIQEQQNVSKVLTNKTLGSLGIAEEDLGSTFQCKLCNRTFASKHAVKLHLSKTHGKSPEDHLIYVTELEKQ; encoded by the coding sequence CATATGTTCCTGAAGAAGAATTGAAAGCAGCAGAAATAGATGAAGACAGCGTGGAAGATGATGGGCTGTCTCTGGACATCCAGGAGAATGAGTATTTGTGCAATGAAGAAGCAGAGATCAAAGAGGCTCAAAGCTACCAGAACTCCCCAGTCAGCACTGCAACTAATCAGGATGCAGGCTATGGTTCGCCGTTTAGTGAAAACAGCGATCAGCTGGCCCATTTCAAAAGCACTTCCTCTAAAGAAGAGAAAGAGGATCCTCAGTGCACAGACAATGTTTCCTATCCACAGGACAGCTTGGCACAAATAAAAGCTGTGTATGCAAATTTGCTTTCAGAGACTTGCTGGTCCAGTTTAGCTTTGGACTTAAAGAAATCCAATCCAACCACCAGCAACAACGGAATCAGCCAGAATGAAAACGTGACCAGTACTGACACCAATGCCAATTCCCAGAGTACTTGTACTACCAGTACCAACACCAGTACCAGTACAACCACCAGTAGTACTAGTAACAGCAATAGTAACAGTGGTGGCTCGGGTTACGACTGGCACCAAGCTGCGTTGGCTAAAACTCTGCAGCAGACGTCATCGTACGGACTTCTGCCGGAGCCGAGTCTCTTCAGCACGGTGCAGCTTTACCGGCAAAACAATAAACTCTATGGGTCTGTGTTCACCGGTGCCAGCAAGTTCCGATGCAAAGACTGCAGCGCAGCCTACGACACTCTGGTGGAGCTAACTGTGCACATGAATGAAACTGGACATTACCGTGATGACAACAGAGATAAAGAAGCCGATAAGACCAAGCGGTGGTCAAAGCCTAGGAAACGATCACTTATGGAAATGGAAGGCAAAGAGGATGCCCAGAAAGTGCTTAAGTGCATGTACTGCGGGCATTCGTTTGAGTCTTTGCAAGACCTCAGCGTCCACATGATAAAAACAAAGCATTACCAGAAAGTGCCTCTGAAGGAGCCAGTACCAGCCATCACCAAATTGGTCCCTTCTACCAAAAAGCGAGCACTTCAGGACTTGGCTTCGCCTTGTTCACCTGAACCAACAGGGATCACGGCAGAAGCTTCACTGGGTGAGTCTGCAAAGGATCAGAAAACTGCCAACCCCTACGTGACTCCGAACAACCGCTATGGCTATCAAAATGGTGCTAGCTACACTTGGCAGTTTGAGGCACGCAAAGCCCAAATACTGAAATGCATGGAATGTGGCAGTTCCCATGATACTTTGCAGCAGCTCACTGCTCACATGATGGTCACCGGTCATTTCTTGAAGGTGACCAATTCTGCTTCCAAAAAAGGCAAACAGCTTGTGTTGGACCCAGTGGTGGAGGAGAAAATACAGTCTATACCTCTTCCACCCACCACCCATACAAGGCTACCGGCCTCCAACATTAAAAAGCAGCCTGATTCCCCAGCGGGCTCCACAAATTCGGAGGAAAAGAAAGACCTAGAGAAGGAAAAGCTGGTGGTCACCGAAACAGAGAAAAAGATTAAAGAAGAGACTGAGGACTCTACAGAGAAATTTGAGCCAACAACTTTGTATCAATACCTCAGAGAGGAGGACCTAGATGATAGTCCTAAAGGCGGAATAGACATATTGAAATCCCTGGAGAACACAGTGACAACAGCCATCAGCAAAGCCCAGAATGGAGCCCCTTCCTGGGGAGGATATCCCAGTATCCATGCAGCTTACCAGCTCCCAGGGACAGTGAAACCCCTTCAGCCCGCGGTGCAGAGTGTTCAAATGCAGCCGTCCTACGCGAGCAGTGTGAAATCGCTGTCGTCAGAACACAACGCACTCATCCATTCCCCAGGCAATCTCACACCCCCACCTCACAAGAGCAATGTATCTGCTATGGAGGAGCTAGTGGAGAAAGTTACTGGTAAAATCAACGTGAAGAAGGAAGAGAAGCCTTTGGAGAAGGAGAAGAGTTCTCCAGTTAAACCCATGTCACCTGCTGCTAAAGAAAACAAGGACTTcccaaaagcagaagaaataaatAACAAACAGCAGCCAAAGAAGAGCTCTGAGTCTGAAGTTCAGAAGGTCAAAAAGGATAGTCCAGCAGAAGCACATACGCCAAATGGTACAGAGCCACTTAAAACAAAGGTTGCAAATGGCTGTAACAATTTAGGAATTATCACAGATCATTCACCTGAGCCATCCTTCATTAATCCATTGAGTGCTTTACAGTCCATTATGAATACCCACTTAGGCAAAATTTCTAAGCCGGTAAGCCCCTCTCTGGACCCTTTGGCCATGCTGTACAAAATTAGTAACAGCATGTTGGACAAACCCATTTACCCAACCACTCCAGTCAAGCAGGCTGACGCTATTGATCGGTATTACTATGAGAACAGCGATCAACCTATTGATTTAACCAAGTCCAAAAACAAGCCTCTTGTTTCCAGCGTGGCTGACTCTGCCTCATCCCCGCTGAGGGAGAGTGCCCTGCTGGATATTTCCGATATGGTGAAGAACCTCACGGGGCGTTTGACACCCAAGTCTTCAACTCCCTCTACCGTGTCAGAAAAGTCTGATGCTGATGGGAGCAGCTTTGAGGAAGCTCTGGATGAACTGTCACCAGTACACAAGAGGAAGGGCAGGCAGTCCAACTGGAACCCTCAGCATCTTCTGATCCTTCAAGCCCAGTTTGCTTCCAGCTTGAGGGAGACCCCGGAAGGCAAATACATTATGTCGGACCTAGGTCCACAAGAGCGGGTACACATCTCTAAGTTTACTGGTCTTTCCATGACCACAATTAGCCACTGGCTGGCCAATGTGAAGTATCAGTTAAGGAGGACAGGTGGAACTAAATTTTTAAAGAACTTGGACACAGGACatcctgttttcttttgcaatgATTGTGCCTCTCAGTTCAGGACTGCTTCTACATACATAAGTCACTTAGAGACACACCTAGGGTTTAGTTTGAAGGATCTGTCAAAGTTGCCACTTAATCAGATTCAAGAACAGCAGAATGTTTCAAAAGTCCTCACAAACAAGACTTTGGGCTCACTTGGAATTGCTGAGGAGGACTTAGGCTCCACATTCCAATGTAAGCTCTGTAACCGAACTTTTGCAAGCAAGCATGCAGTCAAACTGCACCTTAGTAAAACACATGGCAAGTCCCCAGAGGACCATCTGATCTATGTAACTGAGTTAGAAAAACAATAG
- the TSHZ1 gene encoding teashirt homolog 1 isoform X2 — protein MFLSSQHYSYVPEEELKAAEIDEDSVEDDGLSLDIQENEYLCNEEAEIKEAQSYQNSPVSTATNQDAGYGSPFSENSDQLAHFKSTSSKEEKEDPQCTDNVSYPQDSLAQIKAVYANLLSETCWSSLALDLKKSNPTTSNNGISQNENVTSTDTNANSQSTCTTSTNTSTSTTTSSTSNSNSNSGGSGYDWHQAALAKTLQQTSSYGLLPEPSLFSTVQLYRQNNKLYGSVFTGASKFRCKDCSAAYDTLVELTVHMNETGHYRDDNRDKEADKTKRWSKPRKRSLMEMEGKEDAQKVLKCMYCGHSFESLQDLSVHMIKTKHYQKVPLKEPVPAITKLVPSTKKRALQDLASPCSPEPTGITAEASLGESAKDQKTANPYVTPNNRYGYQNGASYTWQFEARKAQILKCMECGSSHDTLQQLTAHMMVTGHFLKVTNSASKKGKQLVLDPVVEEKIQSIPLPPTTHTRLPASNIKKQPDSPAGSTNSEEKKDLEKEKLVVTETEKKIKEETEDSTEKFEPTTLYQYLREEDLDDSPKGGIDILKSLENTVTTAISKAQNGAPSWGGYPSIHAAYQLPGTVKPLQPAVQSVQMQPSYASSVKSLSSEHNALIHSPGNLTPPPHKSNVSAMEELVEKVTGKINVKKEEKPLEKEKSSPVKPMSPAAKENKDFPKAEEINNKQQPKKSSESEVQKVKKDSPAEAHTPNGTEPLKTKVANGCNNLGIITDHSPEPSFINPLSALQSIMNTHLGKISKPVSPSLDPLAMLYKISNSMLDKPIYPTTPVKQADAIDRYYYENSDQPIDLTKSKNKPLVSSVADSASSPLRESALLDISDMVKNLTGRLTPKSSTPSTVSEKSDADGSSFEEALDELSPVHKRKGRQSNWNPQHLLILQAQFASSLRETPEGKYIMSDLGPQERVHISKFTGLSMTTISHWLANVKYQLRRTGGTKFLKNLDTGHPVFFCNDCASQFRTASTYISHLETHLGFSLKDLSKLPLNQIQEQQNVSKVLTNKTLGSLGIAEEDLGSTFQCKLCNRTFASKHAVKLHLSKTHGKSPEDHLIYVTELEKQ, from the exons ATGTTTCTGTCTTCGCAGCATTACT CATATGTTCCTGAAGAAGAATTGAAAGCAGCAGAAATAGATGAAGACAGCGTGGAAGATGATGGGCTGTCTCTGGACATCCAGGAGAATGAGTATTTGTGCAATGAAGAAGCAGAGATCAAAGAGGCTCAAAGCTACCAGAACTCCCCAGTCAGCACTGCAACTAATCAGGATGCAGGCTATGGTTCGCCGTTTAGTGAAAACAGCGATCAGCTGGCCCATTTCAAAAGCACTTCCTCTAAAGAAGAGAAAGAGGATCCTCAGTGCACAGACAATGTTTCCTATCCACAGGACAGCTTGGCACAAATAAAAGCTGTGTATGCAAATTTGCTTTCAGAGACTTGCTGGTCCAGTTTAGCTTTGGACTTAAAGAAATCCAATCCAACCACCAGCAACAACGGAATCAGCCAGAATGAAAACGTGACCAGTACTGACACCAATGCCAATTCCCAGAGTACTTGTACTACCAGTACCAACACCAGTACCAGTACAACCACCAGTAGTACTAGTAACAGCAATAGTAACAGTGGTGGCTCGGGTTACGACTGGCACCAAGCTGCGTTGGCTAAAACTCTGCAGCAGACGTCATCGTACGGACTTCTGCCGGAGCCGAGTCTCTTCAGCACGGTGCAGCTTTACCGGCAAAACAATAAACTCTATGGGTCTGTGTTCACCGGTGCCAGCAAGTTCCGATGCAAAGACTGCAGCGCAGCCTACGACACTCTGGTGGAGCTAACTGTGCACATGAATGAAACTGGACATTACCGTGATGACAACAGAGATAAAGAAGCCGATAAGACCAAGCGGTGGTCAAAGCCTAGGAAACGATCACTTATGGAAATGGAAGGCAAAGAGGATGCCCAGAAAGTGCTTAAGTGCATGTACTGCGGGCATTCGTTTGAGTCTTTGCAAGACCTCAGCGTCCACATGATAAAAACAAAGCATTACCAGAAAGTGCCTCTGAAGGAGCCAGTACCAGCCATCACCAAATTGGTCCCTTCTACCAAAAAGCGAGCACTTCAGGACTTGGCTTCGCCTTGTTCACCTGAACCAACAGGGATCACGGCAGAAGCTTCACTGGGTGAGTCTGCAAAGGATCAGAAAACTGCCAACCCCTACGTGACTCCGAACAACCGCTATGGCTATCAAAATGGTGCTAGCTACACTTGGCAGTTTGAGGCACGCAAAGCCCAAATACTGAAATGCATGGAATGTGGCAGTTCCCATGATACTTTGCAGCAGCTCACTGCTCACATGATGGTCACCGGTCATTTCTTGAAGGTGACCAATTCTGCTTCCAAAAAAGGCAAACAGCTTGTGTTGGACCCAGTGGTGGAGGAGAAAATACAGTCTATACCTCTTCCACCCACCACCCATACAAGGCTACCGGCCTCCAACATTAAAAAGCAGCCTGATTCCCCAGCGGGCTCCACAAATTCGGAGGAAAAGAAAGACCTAGAGAAGGAAAAGCTGGTGGTCACCGAAACAGAGAAAAAGATTAAAGAAGAGACTGAGGACTCTACAGAGAAATTTGAGCCAACAACTTTGTATCAATACCTCAGAGAGGAGGACCTAGATGATAGTCCTAAAGGCGGAATAGACATATTGAAATCCCTGGAGAACACAGTGACAACAGCCATCAGCAAAGCCCAGAATGGAGCCCCTTCCTGGGGAGGATATCCCAGTATCCATGCAGCTTACCAGCTCCCAGGGACAGTGAAACCCCTTCAGCCCGCGGTGCAGAGTGTTCAAATGCAGCCGTCCTACGCGAGCAGTGTGAAATCGCTGTCGTCAGAACACAACGCACTCATCCATTCCCCAGGCAATCTCACACCCCCACCTCACAAGAGCAATGTATCTGCTATGGAGGAGCTAGTGGAGAAAGTTACTGGTAAAATCAACGTGAAGAAGGAAGAGAAGCCTTTGGAGAAGGAGAAGAGTTCTCCAGTTAAACCCATGTCACCTGCTGCTAAAGAAAACAAGGACTTcccaaaagcagaagaaataaatAACAAACAGCAGCCAAAGAAGAGCTCTGAGTCTGAAGTTCAGAAGGTCAAAAAGGATAGTCCAGCAGAAGCACATACGCCAAATGGTACAGAGCCACTTAAAACAAAGGTTGCAAATGGCTGTAACAATTTAGGAATTATCACAGATCATTCACCTGAGCCATCCTTCATTAATCCATTGAGTGCTTTACAGTCCATTATGAATACCCACTTAGGCAAAATTTCTAAGCCGGTAAGCCCCTCTCTGGACCCTTTGGCCATGCTGTACAAAATTAGTAACAGCATGTTGGACAAACCCATTTACCCAACCACTCCAGTCAAGCAGGCTGACGCTATTGATCGGTATTACTATGAGAACAGCGATCAACCTATTGATTTAACCAAGTCCAAAAACAAGCCTCTTGTTTCCAGCGTGGCTGACTCTGCCTCATCCCCGCTGAGGGAGAGTGCCCTGCTGGATATTTCCGATATGGTGAAGAACCTCACGGGGCGTTTGACACCCAAGTCTTCAACTCCCTCTACCGTGTCAGAAAAGTCTGATGCTGATGGGAGCAGCTTTGAGGAAGCTCTGGATGAACTGTCACCAGTACACAAGAGGAAGGGCAGGCAGTCCAACTGGAACCCTCAGCATCTTCTGATCCTTCAAGCCCAGTTTGCTTCCAGCTTGAGGGAGACCCCGGAAGGCAAATACATTATGTCGGACCTAGGTCCACAAGAGCGGGTACACATCTCTAAGTTTACTGGTCTTTCCATGACCACAATTAGCCACTGGCTGGCCAATGTGAAGTATCAGTTAAGGAGGACAGGTGGAACTAAATTTTTAAAGAACTTGGACACAGGACatcctgttttcttttgcaatgATTGTGCCTCTCAGTTCAGGACTGCTTCTACATACATAAGTCACTTAGAGACACACCTAGGGTTTAGTTTGAAGGATCTGTCAAAGTTGCCACTTAATCAGATTCAAGAACAGCAGAATGTTTCAAAAGTCCTCACAAACAAGACTTTGGGCTCACTTGGAATTGCTGAGGAGGACTTAGGCTCCACATTCCAATGTAAGCTCTGTAACCGAACTTTTGCAAGCAAGCATGCAGTCAAACTGCACCTTAGTAAAACACATGGCAAGTCCCCAGAGGACCATCTGATCTATGTAACTGAGTTAGAAAAACAATAG